One window of Dermacentor andersoni chromosome 7, qqDerAnde1_hic_scaffold, whole genome shotgun sequence genomic DNA carries:
- the LOC140219594 gene encoding uncharacterized protein — MSRVPLNKREEVVELSKKAYSQRNIAAYSQRNIAALTGCRLNTVNRIVQAYRDEGRIKDAPHERRPRATSADQDLQIVAAVNEKPFLNAKEVRSTLALEHVSDSTVRRRLREAALRSRSAAQKPLLTVANKTARLKFAVDHRSWKVED; from the coding sequence ATGTCTCGAGTGCCGTTGAATAAGCGGGAAGAAGTCGTTGAGTTGTCGAAGAAAGCTTACTCGCAGCGAAACATTGCTGCCTACTCGCAGCGAAACATTGCTGCCTTGACGGGCTGCCGGTTGAACACAGTCAACAGGATAGTGCAGGCGTACCGAGATGAAGGACGCATTAAGGATGCGCCGCACGAGAGGCGACCTCGCGCCACGTCGGCGGATCAAGACCTACAAATTGTTGCTGCAGTCAACGAGAAGCCATTTCTAAATGCGAAGGAGGTGCGCAGTACTCTTGCCCTGGAACATGTAAGCGACAGCACGGTGCGGCGAAGGCTAAGGGAAGCCGCCCTCCGTAGTCGTAGCGCTGCTCAGAAGCCCCTTCTCACAGTTGCCAACAAGACTGCTCGCCTAAAGTTCGCTGTCGATCACCGCAGCTGGAAGGTCGAGGATTAG